In Geopsychrobacter electrodiphilus DSM 16401, a single window of DNA contains:
- a CDS encoding phenylacetate--CoA ligase family protein, translating to MAWSKEETISRDEMQALQLAGLQKTVSYVYEKNIHYRQKLDHLGIKPGDIKNLNDISFLPFTTKQELRDNYPFKMFTAPLVDIIEYHATSGTTGKPIAVGYTREDLDIWSEAMARTYTGAGIGSTDVVQNIFGYGLFTGGLGAHYGAIRVGAGVIPISGGNTHKQIMLMEDFGTTALTSTPSFLMHIFETGEQMGVDFKKLNLKWALCGAEPWSESMRHSIQHLFGIKVCDIYGLSEITGPGVSFECHEEQNGLHVNEDFFYPEIIDPVTGEVLPAGAEGELVFTTINKYGQPLLRYRTRDISRLTYGVCSCGRTLVKMARVSGRSDDMLIIRGVNVFPSQIEAVILKREGVSPHYMVVIERKGVMDSLRVKVEVTEEFMLKAAADVLKGAEYDILEDVTAVRSKVKNLQHDIKDIIGISVEVHLVPPGSIPRSEGKAKRIEDRRPK from the coding sequence ATGGCGTGGAGTAAAGAGGAGACGATCAGTCGCGACGAGATGCAGGCGCTGCAGCTTGCGGGACTGCAGAAGACGGTCAGCTATGTTTATGAAAAAAATATCCATTATCGGCAGAAGCTTGATCATTTGGGGATTAAACCGGGTGACATCAAAAACCTGAATGATATCAGTTTCCTCCCCTTTACCACCAAACAGGAGCTGCGCGACAACTATCCTTTTAAAATGTTTACCGCCCCGTTGGTAGATATTATCGAGTATCACGCGACCTCCGGCACGACAGGCAAGCCGATTGCGGTCGGTTATACCCGCGAAGATCTTGATATCTGGTCCGAGGCGATGGCTCGAACCTATACGGGGGCCGGCATCGGCAGTACCGATGTGGTGCAGAACATCTTTGGTTACGGCCTGTTTACCGGCGGGCTGGGTGCCCATTACGGGGCGATCCGGGTCGGGGCGGGGGTTATTCCGATCTCCGGTGGCAATACCCACAAACAGATCATGTTGATGGAGGACTTCGGTACCACCGCGCTGACCTCGACGCCCTCTTTCTTGATGCATATCTTTGAAACCGGCGAGCAGATGGGGGTCGATTTCAAAAAGCTCAACCTCAAGTGGGCCCTCTGCGGGGCCGAGCCCTGGAGTGAATCGATGCGGCATTCGATTCAGCATCTGTTCGGCATCAAAGTCTGCGATATTTACGGCCTCTCGGAAATCACCGGGCCGGGGGTCTCTTTTGAATGTCATGAAGAGCAGAACGGTCTGCATGTCAATGAAGACTTTTTCTACCCGGAGATTATCGATCCCGTTACGGGCGAGGTTCTGCCGGCGGGGGCAGAGGGGGAACTGGTCTTTACCACGATCAACAAGTATGGGCAGCCGCTGCTGCGTTACAGGACCCGGGACATATCGCGATTGACCTATGGCGTCTGTTCCTGTGGTCGGACCCTGGTGAAGATGGCGCGGGTGAGCGGCCGCAGCGATGACATGCTGATTATCCGCGGGGTCAACGTGTTCCCCTCGCAGATCGAAGCGGTGATCCTCAAGCGCGAAGGGGTCTCCCCGCACTACATGGTGGTGATCGAGCGCAAGGGGGTGATGGATTCCCTGCGGGTCAAGGTCGAGGTCACCGAGGAATTCATGCTCAAGGCTGCTGCTGATGTGCTCAAGGGTGCCGAATACGATATTCTCGAAGATGTAACTGCGGTGCGCAGCAAGGTGAAAAACCTGCAGCACGATATTAAGGATATTATCGGCATCAGCGTCGAAGTTCATCTGGTGCCGCCGGGAAGCATTCCGCGCAGCGAAGGGAAGGCCAAGCGGATCGAAGACCGTCGGCCGAAATAG
- a CDS encoding ACT domain-containing protein yields MKLKQISIFLENSPGRLYAATQALGEAGLNLRSLSISDISGFGVLRVLVSDVARARQVIMAKQLPARVDEVVAAEIDDTPGSLARALKVLMESKVNVDYMYALAGTSSGKAVMVFCFSDNDLAIKLLQEHKIKILDAESFGILEGPV; encoded by the coding sequence ATGAAACTGAAGCAGATATCGATATTTCTCGAAAATTCCCCCGGGCGCCTGTACGCGGCGACCCAGGCGCTGGGCGAGGCCGGACTCAATCTGAGATCGCTCTCGATCAGTGACATTTCCGGGTTCGGGGTGCTGCGCGTGCTGGTCTCCGATGTCGCCAGGGCGCGTCAGGTGATCATGGCGAAGCAGCTCCCGGCGAGGGTTGACGAGGTGGTCGCAGCCGAGATTGACGATACCCCCGGCAGTCTGGCCCGAGCCCTTAAGGTGTTGATGGAGAGTAAGGTCAACGTTGATTATATGTACGCCCTGGCGGGGACCTCTTCGGGAAAAGCGGTCATGGTTTTTTGCTTCAGCGACAATGATCTGGCGATCAAACTGCTGCAGGAGCATAAGATCAAAATCCTTGATGCCGAATCTTTCGGAATTTTAGAAGGCCCGGTTTAG
- a CDS encoding indolepyruvate oxidoreductase subunit beta, with translation MQIFNIVIAGVGGQGVLMASKVLAESALVSNMDVKQNEVHGMAQRGGSVISFVRIGDEVASPVVMPGTADMLISFEPLEALRYIHYLKPGGRLVYNKISINPSTVAAGMAIYPDDVEQQIAAICPDALGIDALAIAREAGNGKAMNMVMVGTVMEHLPFKDEVITAVVKQISKGKGVEVNLKALAGGAAA, from the coding sequence ATGCAAATCTTTAATATCGTTATTGCCGGTGTCGGTGGTCAGGGCGTGCTGATGGCCTCCAAAGTCCTCGCTGAAAGTGCGTTGGTCAGCAACATGGACGTCAAGCAGAACGAAGTCCACGGTATGGCCCAGCGTGGTGGCAGCGTCATCAGCTTTGTGCGCATCGGCGATGAGGTCGCTTCGCCGGTGGTCATGCCCGGCACCGCCGACATGCTGATCTCCTTTGAACCGCTGGAGGCGTTGCGCTACATCCATTATCTCAAGCCGGGCGGACGGCTGGTCTACAACAAGATCTCGATCAACCCGAGTACCGTGGCCGCCGGCATGGCAATCTACCCGGATGATGTGGAACAGCAGATTGCCGCTATCTGTCCGGACGCGCTGGGGATTGACGCCCTTGCCATCGCCCGTGAAGCGGGCAATGGCAAGGCGATGAATATGGTGATGGTCGGCACGGTGATGGAGCATCTACCCTTTAAGGATGAGGTCATTACTGCGGTCGTCAAGCAGATATCAAAAGGCAAAGGGGTCGAGGTTAACCTCAAGGCGCTGGCTGGCGGTGCTGCCGCTTGA
- the iorA gene encoding indolepyruvate ferredoxin oxidoreductase subunit alpha: MKKIISGNEAIALGFGDAGGVFASGYPGTPSTEVLEEVARLGEVYCEWASNEKVALESAIGGSIAGGRALSTMKHVGVNVAADALLTLSYTGINAGLILMVADDPGMHSSQNEQDSRNYAKFAKVPMLDPSNSQEAYDMVRVGFEISEQFDTPLMLRTTTRISHAKGVVVPQEKIVSQVKAWEKNVPKYVMLPNFGKLKHIEVEARLLKLQEYAETTPLNRTEMRDTEIGIITSGVAYQHVREAFPNASILKLGMVHPLPARKIAEFAAQVKRLMIVEEMDAIFEEQIRAMGIAVEIGKNKLPLCGEISADILRFAIGGIKSETSAPVVGLPQRPPVFCPSCAHRGLFTILSKLKVFVSGDIGCYTLGALPPMSAMHSVIDMGASISAAHGMAKVNALAGRTEKPVAVIGDSTFFHSGMTGLMSMAYNGGNALVIIMDNRTTGMTGGQENPGTGNTLQGVPCRQVEMVPLVKALGIDNVFELNAYDLKETEAAIKKGLETPGPYVLIDRNPCILRYKIRKQAMHVDQEKCTGCRACLKVACMALGLTASGEKQKVRVDPNVCNGCGVCKQMCKFDAMHTIEGANNANL, encoded by the coding sequence ATGAAAAAAATAATTTCAGGCAATGAGGCCATCGCTCTGGGTTTTGGAGACGCGGGCGGGGTTTTCGCCTCCGGCTACCCCGGGACCCCCAGTACCGAAGTCCTCGAAGAGGTCGCGCGACTGGGCGAGGTTTACTGCGAGTGGGCGTCAAATGAAAAAGTCGCTCTGGAGTCAGCGATAGGCGGTTCTATTGCCGGCGGTCGGGCGCTCTCGACCATGAAACATGTTGGGGTCAACGTCGCGGCCGATGCGCTCCTGACCCTCTCCTATACCGGGATCAACGCCGGACTGATCCTGATGGTCGCCGATGATCCGGGGATGCATTCCTCACAGAACGAGCAGGACAGCCGCAACTACGCCAAGTTCGCCAAGGTGCCGATGCTTGATCCTTCGAACTCACAGGAAGCTTACGACATGGTGCGGGTCGGCTTCGAGATCTCAGAGCAGTTCGACACGCCGCTGATGCTGCGCACCACCACGCGGATCTCCCATGCCAAGGGGGTTGTGGTGCCGCAGGAGAAGATCGTTTCCCAGGTCAAAGCCTGGGAGAAGAACGTCCCCAAGTATGTCATGCTGCCCAACTTCGGCAAGCTGAAGCATATCGAGGTCGAAGCGCGTCTGCTCAAGCTGCAGGAATACGCCGAAACTACCCCCTTGAACCGGACTGAAATGCGCGATACCGAGATCGGCATTATCACCTCGGGAGTCGCCTATCAGCATGTACGTGAAGCCTTTCCGAATGCCTCGATCCTGAAGCTGGGGATGGTGCATCCGCTGCCGGCGCGCAAAATTGCCGAATTCGCAGCTCAGGTCAAGCGCTTGATGATTGTTGAAGAGATGGACGCCATCTTTGAAGAACAGATCCGGGCCATGGGGATCGCGGTTGAGATCGGCAAGAACAAGCTGCCGCTCTGCGGTGAGATCAGCGCCGACATCCTGCGCTTCGCCATTGGCGGCATCAAGAGTGAGACCAGCGCCCCGGTCGTCGGCCTGCCGCAGCGGCCGCCGGTCTTCTGTCCCAGCTGCGCACACCGCGGCCTGTTTACCATCCTCAGCAAGCTCAAGGTCTTTGTCTCCGGCGATATCGGCTGCTACACCCTGGGTGCGCTGCCGCCGATGAGTGCCATGCATTCGGTCATCGACATGGGCGCCAGCATCAGCGCCGCCCACGGCATGGCCAAGGTCAATGCCCTTGCCGGGCGGACCGAAAAGCCGGTGGCGGTGATCGGTGATTCGACCTTCTTCCATTCCGGCATGACCGGGCTGATGAGCATGGCCTATAACGGCGGCAACGCCCTGGTTATCATCATGGACAACCGCACCACCGGCATGACCGGTGGTCAGGAGAATCCCGGCACCGGCAACACCCTGCAAGGGGTGCCGTGTCGTCAGGTCGAGATGGTGCCGCTGGTCAAGGCGCTGGGGATCGATAATGTGTTCGAATTGAACGCCTACGATCTCAAGGAGACCGAAGCCGCAATCAAGAAGGGGCTCGAAACCCCGGGGCCCTACGTGCTGATCGACAGGAATCCCTGTATTCTGCGTTATAAAATCCGCAAGCAGGCGATGCATGTCGACCAGGAGAAATGCACTGGCTGTCGCGCCTGCCTCAAGGTGGCGTGCATGGCCCTGGGGCTGACTGCCTCCGGGGAAAAGCAGAAGGTGCGGGTCGATCCCAATGTCTGTAACGGCTGCGGGGTCTGCAAGCAGATGTGTAAATTCGATGCAATGCACACCATAGAAGGGGCCAACAATGCAAATCTTTAA
- a CDS encoding ketopantoate reductase family protein, giving the protein MEKSDYRPKKFAVIGAGPVGGIVAAFLSRGGYEVTLCDIVPALLTPALAPGILLEGADNFQARVTRTTTNIDDLINDPPDVIFITVKATALPLIASALEGFVGPGRYVISWQNGIDTELELAKHLGNKAVMRGVVNFGCVPLSPGHIRLAFHNRPHYLQELDPESKAAAEGICQVLTECGLDTLHTDQITDMVWRKTVLNACMNPICAVAGMTMGEIINDPVTFNLVDALIKEGIAVARFNEFSLGSNYYPYAINYIKNAGNHKPSMLQDIEAKRRTEVDFINGKIIKYGKQVGLPTPYNEMIRGLVKALEPK; this is encoded by the coding sequence ATGGAGAAGTCAGATTATCGTCCGAAAAAATTTGCTGTCATCGGGGCTGGCCCCGTCGGTGGGATCGTGGCAGCCTTTCTGTCCAGGGGGGGCTACGAGGTCACGCTCTGTGATATTGTCCCGGCCCTGCTGACGCCAGCGCTGGCACCCGGGATTCTGCTCGAAGGTGCCGATAACTTTCAGGCCCGGGTGACGCGCACTACCACCAATATTGACGACTTGATCAATGATCCGCCCGACGTGATTTTCATCACCGTCAAGGCCACGGCTCTGCCCTTGATCGCCTCGGCTCTGGAGGGTTTTGTCGGCCCAGGGCGCTACGTGATCAGCTGGCAGAACGGCATAGACACCGAGCTGGAGCTGGCGAAGCATCTGGGGAACAAGGCGGTGATGCGTGGGGTGGTCAATTTTGGCTGTGTCCCGCTCAGCCCGGGGCATATACGTCTGGCTTTTCATAACCGTCCCCATTATTTACAGGAGCTCGATCCCGAATCAAAGGCTGCCGCCGAAGGAATTTGTCAGGTTTTGACCGAGTGCGGGCTTGATACCCTGCACACTGACCAGATTACCGACATGGTCTGGCGTAAGACGGTCTTGAATGCCTGCATGAATCCGATCTGTGCGGTGGCCGGTATGACCATGGGCGAGATTATTAATGATCCGGTCACCTTCAATCTGGTGGATGCGTTGATCAAAGAGGGGATCGCGGTGGCCCGTTTCAATGAATTTTCGCTGGGCTCGAACTATTACCCCTATGCGATCAACTACATCAAAAATGCCGGTAATCACAAGCCATCGATGCTGCAGGATATTGAGGCCAAGCGCCGCACCGAGGTCGATTTTATTAATGGCAAAATTATTAAATACGGGAAGCAGGTGGGCCTCCCTACCCCCTATAACGAAATGATTCGCGGGCTGGTCAAGGCGCT